A window of the Desulfobacula toluolica Tol2 genome harbors these coding sequences:
- a CDS encoding trimethylamine--corrinoid methyltransferase, with translation MNDRANELFKEGLKHEESYDFESAKKVYKELLANVKDSKTAEKTRSRMEDMDDLIAEKEIYKRIDENGKRVLTDIGINIAESQELMDILVEADAIDFESDTAVFVPLKRDFIDRCLENIPREMPEDPGMNCFGTGATPPFLKRPGDEELRAASKDEFKRIVQVVGEHSDTAGIFSLPVAFDKSISSYEVAKLMEQGFAGLKMTTTKAMTDDEILFLKGKDHWLDGTSLITSLAPMPTMVDAFLRSARTGTNLLLLDLTIAGASGPGSPEALLTQIHAQVMFMMVLAQTVNPGVSCMHGGIPGVVETGGDLSYSSRHQPLINAAMARLNTWITKFPSAQSGGSTSISEMNETAVMESELSRNTLRKYGSHIIRHSLGAMGSLNFFSIEKFVEDCEREKRSCKIFNEAPKDKGIIPLYFPADDKTLDGIKEIAEKGNPKSAEHTLRNVESFMKWEKTINDAARKKLYYPQLSDTVIERIRKGEMIP, from the coding sequence ATGAATGACAGGGCTAATGAACTTTTCAAAGAGGGATTAAAGCATGAAGAAAGTTACGATTTTGAATCTGCAAAAAAAGTATACAAAGAACTTCTGGCAAATGTTAAAGATTCAAAAACAGCAGAAAAAACAAGATCACGAATGGAGGATATGGATGACCTGATTGCTGAAAAAGAGATTTACAAACGCATTGATGAAAACGGCAAAAGGGTTTTGACCGATATTGGCATCAATATTGCCGAAAGCCAGGAATTGATGGATATTCTTGTTGAGGCCGATGCCATTGATTTTGAAAGTGATACAGCAGTATTTGTTCCGCTGAAAAGAGATTTTATCGACAGATGCCTGGAAAATATCCCCCGGGAAATGCCTGAAGACCCAGGAATGAACTGCTTTGGAACAGGTGCGACCCCTCCGTTTTTAAAGCGGCCCGGAGACGAAGAGCTGCGGGCGGCGAGCAAGGACGAATTTAAGCGTATTGTTCAGGTTGTGGGTGAACATTCCGATACTGCTGGGATTTTCAGTCTCCCTGTGGCTTTTGACAAGAGCATCTCCAGCTATGAGGTTGCAAAGCTCATGGAACAGGGGTTTGCGGGACTGAAAATGACCACAACCAAAGCCATGACCGATGATGAGATTCTTTTTTTAAAGGGTAAGGACCACTGGCTTGACGGAACCAGCCTGATTACCTCTCTTGCCCCCATGCCCACCATGGTTGACGCCTTTCTTCGAAGTGCCAGGACCGGCACAAATCTTCTTTTGCTGGATCTTACCATTGCAGGGGCTTCAGGGCCGGGAAGTCCGGAAGCTCTTCTGACCCAGATCCATGCCCAGGTTATGTTCATGATGGTATTGGCCCAGACGGTAAACCCGGGTGTTTCCTGCATGCACGGCGGTATTCCCGGAGTCGTTGAAACCGGCGGCGACCTGTCTTACAGTTCCCGGCATCAGCCTCTTATCAATGCTGCCATGGCAAGGTTGAACACATGGATTACAAAGTTCCCTTCAGCCCAGTCAGGGGGAAGCACAAGCATATCGGAAATGAATGAAACCGCTGTCATGGAATCTGAATTGAGCAGAAATACCTTGCGCAAATACGGGAGCCATATCATTCGTCATTCTTTGGGGGCAATGGGAAGCTTGAATTTTTTCAGTATTGAAAAATTTGTGGAAGATTGTGAACGGGAGAAAAGATCCTGTAAAATATTTAATGAAGCGCCCAAAGACAAGGGGATCATACCACTTTATTTTCCGGCTGATGACAAGACTCTGGACGGCATAAAAGAGATTGCTGAAAAAGGGAACCCAAAGAGTGCGGAACATACCCTGAGAAATGTTGAATCATTCATGAAATGGGAAAAAACCATTAATGATGCAGCAAGAAAAAAGCTCTACTATCCCCAGCTTAGCGACACGGTTATCGAACGTATCCGTAAAGGAGAAATGATTCCTTGA
- a CDS encoding BCCT family transporter: MTDKKIPGIKRLFGKEIDTRVLYGATALALPFIILGFISPAMLGKAGSAALDLLTGSFSWLYLMSCSFFVVAVIGIALSPLGKIKLGRDDETPEFSFLSWFAMLFSAGMGIGLIFWSCSEPMYHFMSPPAGEAGTAGAARQAFEIFFFHWGLHAWATYIVVGLPMAYFTFRKGRPATISSCIGTGPDPKKNVALGNRTVNILAIWATIMGVVTSLGMGAIQINSGLSHSMGISTGPVPAAIIIAVITIVFILSALTGVAKGIRILSLINVTLMVVLLLFFFVLGPFKYILHTFFQALTDYAKDFVSLSTSFVLFDNPGWTKSWTVFYWAWWIAWAPFVGAFIARISRGRTIRQFILVILLAPTLFSYVFSTALGGTAIYLDLFTNTSIGEAVKQSVEVALFETLSHLPLYGLLVFFTNVLIASFFITSADSATYVISRYSTAGLEPGNPRAGKRLIIFWGTILGGLAIVLIFSGGLSSLQTASIVGAFPFLIIMFILLFVLIKELIKDYKSIPPTTVI; this comes from the coding sequence ATGACGGATAAGAAAATCCCCGGAATCAAAAGACTTTTCGGAAAAGAAATTGACACAAGGGTTTTGTACGGTGCCACAGCGCTTGCCCTGCCTTTTATCATACTTGGATTTATTTCACCCGCCATGCTTGGAAAGGCCGGTTCGGCAGCCCTGGATCTGCTGACCGGCTCATTCAGCTGGCTTTATCTGATGAGTTGCAGCTTTTTTGTGGTTGCTGTGATTGGAATTGCATTGTCTCCACTGGGTAAAATAAAGCTTGGCCGGGATGATGAAACCCCTGAGTTTTCTTTTTTGAGCTGGTTTGCCATGCTTTTTTCGGCCGGCATGGGAATCGGGCTGATATTCTGGTCCTGTTCCGAACCCATGTATCATTTCATGTCACCGCCGGCAGGAGAGGCCGGAACGGCCGGAGCAGCACGACAGGCTTTTGAGATTTTTTTTTTCCACTGGGGGCTGCATGCCTGGGCCACATATATTGTTGTGGGCCTTCCAATGGCCTATTTCACATTTCGAAAGGGAAGGCCCGCCACCATTTCATCCTGCATTGGAACCGGGCCTGACCCTAAAAAAAATGTCGCCCTGGGCAACAGAACGGTTAACATCCTTGCCATCTGGGCCACAATAATGGGTGTTGTCACATCCCTTGGCATGGGAGCCATACAGATAAACAGCGGTCTTTCTCATTCCATGGGCATTTCGACAGGTCCGGTTCCAGCGGCGATTATCATTGCCGTAATCACGATTGTTTTTATTCTATCCGCACTGACAGGGGTTGCAAAGGGTATAAGAATCCTCTCTCTTATCAATGTGACCCTTATGGTCGTACTGCTGCTTTTTTTCTTTGTTTTAGGGCCGTTTAAGTATATTTTACATACTTTTTTCCAGGCGTTAACAGATTATGCAAAAGATTTTGTATCTCTTTCCACAAGCTTTGTTTTATTTGATAATCCGGGCTGGACAAAATCATGGACGGTTTTCTACTGGGCCTGGTGGATTGCATGGGCACCCTTTGTCGGTGCGTTTATCGCAAGGATTTCAAGGGGAAGGACAATCCGGCAGTTTATTCTGGTTATTTTGCTGGCACCCACGCTTTTTTCCTATGTTTTTTCAACAGCCCTTGGCGGAACAGCCATTTATCTTGATCTGTTTACGAATACCTCCATTGGGGAAGCTGTGAAACAAAGCGTTGAAGTCGCATTGTTTGAGACCCTCAGCCACCTTCCTCTTTATGGCCTCCTGGTTTTTTTTACCAATGTCCTGATCGCATCGTTTTTTATTACATCGGCTGATTCCGCAACCTATGTCATCAGCCGCTACTCAACCGCCGGGCTTGAGCCGGGAAATCCAAGGGCAGGGAAACGCCTGATTATTTTCTGGGGAACAATTCTGGGAGGGCTTGCCATTGTTCTGATTTTTTCAGGCGGACTTTCATCTCTTCAGACAGCCTCTATTGTCGGGGCCTTTCCTTTTCTTATAATTATGTTTATTTTGTTGTTTGTTTTGATCAAAGAACTGATCAAAGACTATAAATCCATTCCTCCCACCACCGTGATTTAA